A genomic segment from Aegilops tauschii subsp. strangulata cultivar AL8/78 chromosome 1, Aet v6.0, whole genome shotgun sequence encodes:
- the LOC109773058 gene encoding lecithin-cholesterol acyltransferase-like 1, translated as MSTAYDAASDDYYNVPGVETRVPFFGSTQSFRHPDPDRRDFSYMDKLLERLEGAGYRDGETMFGAPYDFRYAVAPAGHPSRTGTAFFTSLKSLVERASQLNGDRPAIIVTHSYGGMLAHQFLIRQPLAWRRRFVRHFIPVAAPWGGLVLGMQALISGNNLALPFVDPGALRKEYRSLQSSLWPLPSAKVFGAGQPLVSTKRRNYSAGDVADFLGDIGFGEGVGPDESRVLPLFKELPACPMVPVTCVVGVGVATPERMVYPGDDFEAMPGMVVGDGDGLVNLASLVAVEPEWRRRGPYFRMVKVDNVNHTDIVVDDRALGIVMREIRRAN; from the coding sequence ATGAGCACGGCGTACGACGCCGCGTCCGACGACTACTACAACGTCCCCGGCGTCGAGACGCGCGTCCCCTTCTTTGGCTCCACCCAGAGCTTCCGCCACCCAGATCCAGACCGGAGGGACTTCTCCTACATGGACAAGCTGCTGGAGAGGCTCGAGGGGGCCGGGTACCGCGACGGCGAGACCATGTTCGGCGCGCCCTACGACTTCCGCTACGCCGTCGCGCCGGCGGGACACCCGTCCAGAACCGGCACCGCCTTCTTCACGAGCCTCAAGAGCCTGGTGGAGAGGGCGAGCCAGCTCAACGGCGACCGCCCGGCGATTATCGTCACCCACAGCTACGGCGGGATGCTGGCGCACCAGTTCCTGATCCGGCAGCCCCTGGCGTGGCGCCGGCGGTTCGTGCGGCACTTCATACCCGTCGCCGCTCCGTGGGGAGGGCTCGTGCTGGGCATGCAGGCCCTCATCTCAGGCAACAACCTTGCGCTCCCCTTCGTCGACCCCGGGGCCCTGCGGAAGGAGTACCGGAGCCTGCAGAGCAGCCTGTGGCCGCTGCCGAGCGCGAAGGTGTTCGGGGCCGGGCAGCCACTGGTGAGCACCAAGCGCCGGAACTACTCGGCCGGCGACGTGGCGGACTTCCTCGGCGACATTGGGTTCGGCGAAGGCGTCGGGCCGGACGAGTCGCGCGTGCTGCCGCTGTTCAAGGAGCTGCCGGCGTGTCCGATGGTGCCGGTGACCTGCGTCGTGGGCGTCGGGGTGGCGACGCCGGAGAGGATGGTGTATCCGGGGGACGATTTCGAGGCGATGCCCGGCATGGTCGTCGGAGACGGCGACGGCCTGGTCAACCTGGCGAGCCTGGTCGCCGTGGAGCCGGAGTGGAGGCGTCGTGGTCCGTATTTTAGGATGGTCAAGGTGGACAACGTGAACCACACGGACATTGTGGTTGATGATCGCGCGCTTGGGATTGTCATGAGAGAAATTCGACGAGCTAATTAG